Proteins encoded by one window of Chaetodon trifascialis isolate fChaTrf1 chromosome 15, fChaTrf1.hap1, whole genome shotgun sequence:
- the srebf2 gene encoding sterol regulatory element-binding protein 2 isoform X1, whose protein sequence is MDSGEYISSMENMDPSLAELGDEFTLGDIDEMLQFVSNQVGDFPDLFEDQMTSAGSIQNGGASTTPRPAIQTPQPPPTPQTPTPAGYQSSNVSLSATQTLSPQSLPLTPPLTPAQTPSPTTASSGQQQVTRSPPLLQPRPQVVQPIQPQPQQTGQPAIQQVHTQGIPMQTQSFPVHTLVQTHTQTPLPIQTQAPQTVMIASNGGRLIHNPVICHQSPAPGFQVLQPQVQSIVTSPQLQPVTIQHQRVLTPTGQTIQTLSTAPTAVHTVQQQVQQVPVLVQQPQILKTDSLVLTTLKPDGTQVLSTMQSPTGITTLAAPIQNTALQVPTLMSSNILTTVPVMMGGGDKLPIKQLQPGSSHCANGARSSVEQNQMMGGGVGPGGVVKEGERRTTHNIIEKRYRSSINDKIVELRDLVMGNDAKMHKSGVLRKAIDYIKYLQQVNHKLRQENLALKMANQKNKPVTLPEDVELKQEIVMMSPPASDSGSGSPPQFSPYCVDSEPGSPLLDHEQMKSEPDSPSSVGVMDRSRLLLCALTFFCLSLNPLPSLLGSETSGNPSFSASHGPSRTLVWYPSHTQDFASWLRCLLPWVMVWVLSGVGAVWGCVRVLYLWEPVTPLHSPKSVSFWRHRKQADLHLNRGDYTAAMASLETCLSILTRALPSTSLDLVCSLSWNVIRYFLHRPTPLGWLVHQVGGKHEGEEARTSARDAALVYHRLSQLQLTGKLPQRSSLWALSLSLSAVNLSESAQGKMAPAQLTQIYVTAATALRTILGHHLSFLPGYLLSCAESVANQSETKPIPDCLRWLFTPLGRQFFLSCDWSVKSESTDGVYTSQRDPVDPIAQLHRSFCRKLLERAVHTLIQPQSDSEAGKRKNDSGEFSSALEFLQLLNSCTEDSPSPLPPFSTPPNHTTTPVGDPVSRWWALVLKAAVHWLQGDDVAVRSLLAEAERMPRALHTLDHPLPKAVLLLCKAVQMSLSPLKGEGAIACLSHCDRASSYLRSSISVPLAQSGNWLNKGVELLVCDLLLTLRTSLWQRGGSSNGEPGPAPGSQLAGFQRDLSALRKLTQCYRQAQHKVFLHETTVRLMAGASPTRTHQLLEHNLRRRTHGAYTAEGECVLGERERAHAILLACRHLPMPLLTPPGHRARLLAEAKRTLERVGDRRSLQDCQQILLRLSGGTTIAAS, encoded by the exons agatgctgcagtttgtcagcaACCAGGTGGGGGACTTCCCAGATTTGTTTGAAGACCAGATGACCTCAGCAGGCTCTATACAGAATGGTGGTGCCAGTACCACCCCACGACCTGCCATTCAAACCCCTCAACCACCCCCAACTCCCCAAACACCAACCCCTGCTGGCTACCAGAGCTCCAACGTTAGCCTTTCCGCAACCCAGACACTATCTCCCCAGTCTCTacccctcacccctcctctcACTCCTGCCCAGaccccctcccccaccaccGCGTCATcagggcagcagcaggtgacCCGCAGTCCACCACTCCTTCAGCCGCGGCCGCAGGTGGTCCAGCCCATCCAGCCTCAGCCCCAACAGACTGGCCAGCCCGCCATCCAG CAGGTGCACACCCAGGGGATCCCCATGCAGACTCAGAGTTTCCCAGTCCACACCCTGGTTCAGACCCACACCCAGACACCTCTGCCCATCCAGACCCAGGCGCCCCAAACTGTGATGATTGCATCCAACGGCGGACGCTTGATCCACAACCCTGTCATCTGCCACCAGAGCCCTGCTCCTGGTTTCCAAG TCCTCCAACCACAAGTGCAGAGCATTGTGACATCACCACAGCTCCAACCAGTGACCATTCAGCACCAGCGTGTTCTGACCCCGACCGGTCAGACCATCCAGACTCTCTCCACAGCGCCCACCGCAGTCCACACGGTGCAACAGCAGGTGCAGCAAGTGCCG GTTCTGGTGCAGCAGCCTCAGATTCTCAAGACCGACTCACTGGTTCTGACAACACTCAAACCAGACGGGACACAGGTGCTGTCTACCATGCAGAGCCCCACGGGGATCACAACCTTGGCCGCACCCATCCAGAACACTGCTCTCCAAGTCCCG ACGCTGATGAGCAGCAACATCCTGACCACCGTCCCAGTTATGATGGGAGGGGGAGACAAGCTGCCAATCAAACAGCTACAGCCAGGCTCGTCCCACTGTGCAAACGGAGCCAGATCAAGTGTGGAGCAAAACCAAATGATGGGAGGAGGAGTGGGCCCGGGAGGAGTGGTGAAGGAGGGCGAGAGGAGGACGACACACAACATCATCGAGAAGAGGTATCGGTCCTCCATCAACGACAAGATCGTGGAGCTCAGAGATCTGGTCATGGGCAATGACGCGAAG ATGCACAAGTCAGGAGTGCTGAGGAAGGCCATTGACTACATCAAGTACCTGCAACAGGTCAACCACAAACTGCGGCAGGAGAACTTGGCCCTTAAGATGGCCAACCAGAAGAACA agCCTGTGACGCTGCCTGAGGATGTGGAGCTTAAACAGGAAATAGTGATGATGTCACCTCCAGCCTCGGACTCTGGTTCTGGTTCCCCTCCCCAGTTCTCTCCTTACTGTGTGGACTCAGAGCCTGGCAGCCCCTTACTGGATCACGAGCAG ATGAAGAGTGAGCCAGATTCTCCCTCCTCAGTTGGAGTGATGGATCGTTCTCGACTGCTACTCTGCGCCCTGACCTTCTTCTGCCTGTCCCTAAACCCGCTGCCATCTTTGCTGGGCTCTGAGACCTCTGGGAACCCCAGTTTTTCTGCGAGCCACGGGCCATCTAGAACACTGGTCTGGTACCCAAGTCACACCCAGGACTTTG CATCCTGGCTGCGGTGCCTGTTGCCATGGGTGATGGTGTGGGTGCTGAGCGGGGTCGGAGCGGTGTGGGGCTGTGTGAGGGTGCTCTACCTGTGGGAGCCCGTCACACCCCTTCACTCGCCCAAATCGGTGTCGTTCTGGAGGCACCGCAAACAAGCCGACCTACATCTCAACAGG GGAGATTACACAGCAGCAATGGCCAGTTTAGAGACCTGCCTGTCCATCTTGACTAGAGCTCTTCCCTCAACCAGTCTGGACCTGGTCTGCTCGCTGTCCTGGAATGTGATCCGCTACTTCTTGCATCGTCCAACACCTCTGGGCTGGCTGGTTCACCAGGTCGGAGGAAAgcatgagggagaggaggctaGGACCAGTGCGAGAGACGCAGCTCTGGTTTATCACCGACTGAGCCAGCTACAGCTCACAG gaAAGCTGCCTCAGCGCAGCAGCCTGTGggctttgtctctgtctctgagcgcTGTCAACCTCAGCGAGAGCGCCCAAGGCAAGATGGCTCCTGCTCAGCTCACCCAGATCTATGTCACTGCAGCAACAGCCCTGCGCACCATACTGGGTCACCACCTCTCCTTTCTACCT GGTTATCTGTTGAGCTGTGCAGAGAGTGTGGCCAACCAATCAGAGACCAAGCCGATCCCTGACTGCCTGCGCTGGCTCTTCACCCCATTGGGTAGGCAGTTCTTCCTGAGCTGCGATTGGTCAGTGAAGTCTGAGAGTACGGACGGGGTGTACACTTCTCAGAGAGACCCAG TGGACCCCATCGCCCAGCTACACCGCAGCTTCTGCAGGAAGCTTCTAGAGAGAGCTGTTCACACGCTGATCCAGCCGCAGAGCGACTCTGAAGCAGGCAAACGCAAGAACGACTCTGG GGAATTTTCCAGTGCCCTGGAGTTCCTCCAGTTATTAAACAGCTGTACAGAAgactctccctcccctcttcctcccttctcaactcctcccaatcacaccaCCACACCAG TGGGAGACCCTGTGAGTCGGTGGTGGGCTTTGGTCCTGAAGGCTGCCGTCCATTGGCTGCAGGGCGATGACGTCGCAGTGAGGTCACTGTTGGCAGAAGCAGAACGGATGCCGAGAGCTCTGCACACTCTTGA CCATCCTCTGCCCaaggctgtgctgctgctttgcaaGGCAGTTCAGATGAGTCTCTCCCCTCTGAAGGGAGAAGGAGCCATAGCCTGCCTGTCCCACTGCGACAGAGCCAGCAGCTACCTGCGATCCAGCATCTCAGTGCCCCTCGCCCAGTCTGGGAACTGGCTGAACAAG GGGGTTGAGCTCCTGGTGTGTGACCTTCTGCTGACCTTGAGGACCAGTTTATGGCAGCGGGGAGGGAGCAGTAATGGAGAACCTGGCCCGGCCCCTGGATCCCAGTTGGCTGGTTTCCAGAGGGACCTCAGCGCGCTCAGAAAGCTCACACAGTGCTACAGGCAGGCGCAACACAAG gtgtttCTTCATGAGACCACAGTGAGGCTGATGGCTGGAGCCAGTCCCACAAGGACACACCAGCTGCTGGAGCACAACCTCAGGCGCAGGACACACGGCGCCTACACAGCCG aaggTGAGTGCGTCCTGGGCGAGAGGGAGAGGGCTCACGCCATCCTGCTGGCCTGCCGTCACCTGCCCATGCCTCTTCTAACCCCACCCGGCCACCGTGCCCGCCTGCTGGCCGAGGCCAAGCGCACCCTGGAGCGGGTGGGAGACCGGCGGTCCCTGCAGGACTGTCAGCAGATCCTGCTCCGCCTCAGCGGTGGCACGACCATCGCCGCCTCCTGA
- the srebf2 gene encoding sterol regulatory element-binding protein 2 isoform X2 — MDSGEYISSMENMDPSLAELGDEFTLGDIDEMLQFVSNQVGDFPDLFEDQMTSAGSIQNGGASTTPRPAIQTPQPPPTPQTPTPAGYQSSNVSLSATQTLSPQSLPLTPPLTPAQTPSPTTASSGQQQVTRSPPLLQPRPQVVQPIQPQPQQTGQPAIQVHTQGIPMQTQSFPVHTLVQTHTQTPLPIQTQAPQTVMIASNGGRLIHNPVICHQSPAPGFQVLQPQVQSIVTSPQLQPVTIQHQRVLTPTGQTIQTLSTAPTAVHTVQQQVQQVPVLVQQPQILKTDSLVLTTLKPDGTQVLSTMQSPTGITTLAAPIQNTALQVPTLMSSNILTTVPVMMGGGDKLPIKQLQPGSSHCANGARSSVEQNQMMGGGVGPGGVVKEGERRTTHNIIEKRYRSSINDKIVELRDLVMGNDAKMHKSGVLRKAIDYIKYLQQVNHKLRQENLALKMANQKNKPVTLPEDVELKQEIVMMSPPASDSGSGSPPQFSPYCVDSEPGSPLLDHEQMKSEPDSPSSVGVMDRSRLLLCALTFFCLSLNPLPSLLGSETSGNPSFSASHGPSRTLVWYPSHTQDFASWLRCLLPWVMVWVLSGVGAVWGCVRVLYLWEPVTPLHSPKSVSFWRHRKQADLHLNRGDYTAAMASLETCLSILTRALPSTSLDLVCSLSWNVIRYFLHRPTPLGWLVHQVGGKHEGEEARTSARDAALVYHRLSQLQLTGKLPQRSSLWALSLSLSAVNLSESAQGKMAPAQLTQIYVTAATALRTILGHHLSFLPGYLLSCAESVANQSETKPIPDCLRWLFTPLGRQFFLSCDWSVKSESTDGVYTSQRDPVDPIAQLHRSFCRKLLERAVHTLIQPQSDSEAGKRKNDSGEFSSALEFLQLLNSCTEDSPSPLPPFSTPPNHTTTPVGDPVSRWWALVLKAAVHWLQGDDVAVRSLLAEAERMPRALHTLDHPLPKAVLLLCKAVQMSLSPLKGEGAIACLSHCDRASSYLRSSISVPLAQSGNWLNKGVELLVCDLLLTLRTSLWQRGGSSNGEPGPAPGSQLAGFQRDLSALRKLTQCYRQAQHKVFLHETTVRLMAGASPTRTHQLLEHNLRRRTHGAYTAEGECVLGERERAHAILLACRHLPMPLLTPPGHRARLLAEAKRTLERVGDRRSLQDCQQILLRLSGGTTIAAS; from the exons agatgctgcagtttgtcagcaACCAGGTGGGGGACTTCCCAGATTTGTTTGAAGACCAGATGACCTCAGCAGGCTCTATACAGAATGGTGGTGCCAGTACCACCCCACGACCTGCCATTCAAACCCCTCAACCACCCCCAACTCCCCAAACACCAACCCCTGCTGGCTACCAGAGCTCCAACGTTAGCCTTTCCGCAACCCAGACACTATCTCCCCAGTCTCTacccctcacccctcctctcACTCCTGCCCAGaccccctcccccaccaccGCGTCATcagggcagcagcaggtgacCCGCAGTCCACCACTCCTTCAGCCGCGGCCGCAGGTGGTCCAGCCCATCCAGCCTCAGCCCCAACAGACTGGCCAGCCCGCCATCCAG GTGCACACCCAGGGGATCCCCATGCAGACTCAGAGTTTCCCAGTCCACACCCTGGTTCAGACCCACACCCAGACACCTCTGCCCATCCAGACCCAGGCGCCCCAAACTGTGATGATTGCATCCAACGGCGGACGCTTGATCCACAACCCTGTCATCTGCCACCAGAGCCCTGCTCCTGGTTTCCAAG TCCTCCAACCACAAGTGCAGAGCATTGTGACATCACCACAGCTCCAACCAGTGACCATTCAGCACCAGCGTGTTCTGACCCCGACCGGTCAGACCATCCAGACTCTCTCCACAGCGCCCACCGCAGTCCACACGGTGCAACAGCAGGTGCAGCAAGTGCCG GTTCTGGTGCAGCAGCCTCAGATTCTCAAGACCGACTCACTGGTTCTGACAACACTCAAACCAGACGGGACACAGGTGCTGTCTACCATGCAGAGCCCCACGGGGATCACAACCTTGGCCGCACCCATCCAGAACACTGCTCTCCAAGTCCCG ACGCTGATGAGCAGCAACATCCTGACCACCGTCCCAGTTATGATGGGAGGGGGAGACAAGCTGCCAATCAAACAGCTACAGCCAGGCTCGTCCCACTGTGCAAACGGAGCCAGATCAAGTGTGGAGCAAAACCAAATGATGGGAGGAGGAGTGGGCCCGGGAGGAGTGGTGAAGGAGGGCGAGAGGAGGACGACACACAACATCATCGAGAAGAGGTATCGGTCCTCCATCAACGACAAGATCGTGGAGCTCAGAGATCTGGTCATGGGCAATGACGCGAAG ATGCACAAGTCAGGAGTGCTGAGGAAGGCCATTGACTACATCAAGTACCTGCAACAGGTCAACCACAAACTGCGGCAGGAGAACTTGGCCCTTAAGATGGCCAACCAGAAGAACA agCCTGTGACGCTGCCTGAGGATGTGGAGCTTAAACAGGAAATAGTGATGATGTCACCTCCAGCCTCGGACTCTGGTTCTGGTTCCCCTCCCCAGTTCTCTCCTTACTGTGTGGACTCAGAGCCTGGCAGCCCCTTACTGGATCACGAGCAG ATGAAGAGTGAGCCAGATTCTCCCTCCTCAGTTGGAGTGATGGATCGTTCTCGACTGCTACTCTGCGCCCTGACCTTCTTCTGCCTGTCCCTAAACCCGCTGCCATCTTTGCTGGGCTCTGAGACCTCTGGGAACCCCAGTTTTTCTGCGAGCCACGGGCCATCTAGAACACTGGTCTGGTACCCAAGTCACACCCAGGACTTTG CATCCTGGCTGCGGTGCCTGTTGCCATGGGTGATGGTGTGGGTGCTGAGCGGGGTCGGAGCGGTGTGGGGCTGTGTGAGGGTGCTCTACCTGTGGGAGCCCGTCACACCCCTTCACTCGCCCAAATCGGTGTCGTTCTGGAGGCACCGCAAACAAGCCGACCTACATCTCAACAGG GGAGATTACACAGCAGCAATGGCCAGTTTAGAGACCTGCCTGTCCATCTTGACTAGAGCTCTTCCCTCAACCAGTCTGGACCTGGTCTGCTCGCTGTCCTGGAATGTGATCCGCTACTTCTTGCATCGTCCAACACCTCTGGGCTGGCTGGTTCACCAGGTCGGAGGAAAgcatgagggagaggaggctaGGACCAGTGCGAGAGACGCAGCTCTGGTTTATCACCGACTGAGCCAGCTACAGCTCACAG gaAAGCTGCCTCAGCGCAGCAGCCTGTGggctttgtctctgtctctgagcgcTGTCAACCTCAGCGAGAGCGCCCAAGGCAAGATGGCTCCTGCTCAGCTCACCCAGATCTATGTCACTGCAGCAACAGCCCTGCGCACCATACTGGGTCACCACCTCTCCTTTCTACCT GGTTATCTGTTGAGCTGTGCAGAGAGTGTGGCCAACCAATCAGAGACCAAGCCGATCCCTGACTGCCTGCGCTGGCTCTTCACCCCATTGGGTAGGCAGTTCTTCCTGAGCTGCGATTGGTCAGTGAAGTCTGAGAGTACGGACGGGGTGTACACTTCTCAGAGAGACCCAG TGGACCCCATCGCCCAGCTACACCGCAGCTTCTGCAGGAAGCTTCTAGAGAGAGCTGTTCACACGCTGATCCAGCCGCAGAGCGACTCTGAAGCAGGCAAACGCAAGAACGACTCTGG GGAATTTTCCAGTGCCCTGGAGTTCCTCCAGTTATTAAACAGCTGTACAGAAgactctccctcccctcttcctcccttctcaactcctcccaatcacaccaCCACACCAG TGGGAGACCCTGTGAGTCGGTGGTGGGCTTTGGTCCTGAAGGCTGCCGTCCATTGGCTGCAGGGCGATGACGTCGCAGTGAGGTCACTGTTGGCAGAAGCAGAACGGATGCCGAGAGCTCTGCACACTCTTGA CCATCCTCTGCCCaaggctgtgctgctgctttgcaaGGCAGTTCAGATGAGTCTCTCCCCTCTGAAGGGAGAAGGAGCCATAGCCTGCCTGTCCCACTGCGACAGAGCCAGCAGCTACCTGCGATCCAGCATCTCAGTGCCCCTCGCCCAGTCTGGGAACTGGCTGAACAAG GGGGTTGAGCTCCTGGTGTGTGACCTTCTGCTGACCTTGAGGACCAGTTTATGGCAGCGGGGAGGGAGCAGTAATGGAGAACCTGGCCCGGCCCCTGGATCCCAGTTGGCTGGTTTCCAGAGGGACCTCAGCGCGCTCAGAAAGCTCACACAGTGCTACAGGCAGGCGCAACACAAG gtgtttCTTCATGAGACCACAGTGAGGCTGATGGCTGGAGCCAGTCCCACAAGGACACACCAGCTGCTGGAGCACAACCTCAGGCGCAGGACACACGGCGCCTACACAGCCG aaggTGAGTGCGTCCTGGGCGAGAGGGAGAGGGCTCACGCCATCCTGCTGGCCTGCCGTCACCTGCCCATGCCTCTTCTAACCCCACCCGGCCACCGTGCCCGCCTGCTGGCCGAGGCCAAGCGCACCCTGGAGCGGGTGGGAGACCGGCGGTCCCTGCAGGACTGTCAGCAGATCCTGCTCCGCCTCAGCGGTGGCACGACCATCGCCGCCTCCTGA
- the srebf2 gene encoding sterol regulatory element-binding protein 2 isoform X3: MDSGEYISSMENMDPSLAELGDEFTLGDIDEMLQFVSNQVGDFPDLFEDQMTSAGSIQNGGASTTPRPAIQTPQPPPTPQTPTPAGYQSSNVSLSATQTLSPQSLPLTPPLTPAQTPSPTTASSGQQQVTRSPPLLQPRPQVVQPIQPQPQQTGQPAIQQVHTQGIPMQTQSFPVHTLVQTHTQTPLPIQTQAPQTVMIASNGGRLIHNPVICHQSPAPGFQVLQPQVQSIVTSPQLQPVTIQHQRVLTPTGQTIQTLSTAPTAVHTVQQQVQQVPVLVQQPQILKTDSLVLTTLKPDGTQVLSTMQSPTGITTLAAPIQNTALQVPTLMSSNILTTVPVMMGGGDKLPIKQLQPGSSHCANGARSSVEQNQMMGGGVGPGGVVKEGERRTTHNIIEKRYRSSINDKIVELRDLVMGNDAKMHKSGVLRKAIDYIKYLQQVNHKLRQENLALKMANQKNKPVTLPEDVELKQEIVMMSPPASDSGSGSPPQFSPYCVDSEPGSPLLDHEQMKSEPDSPSSVGVMDRSRLLLCALTFFCLSLNPLPSLLGSETSGNPSFSASHGPSRTLVWYPSHTQDFASWLRCLLPWVMVWVLSGVGAVWGCVRVLYLWEPVTPLHSPKSVSFWRHRKQADLHLNRGDYTAAMASLETCLSILTRALPSTSLDLVCSLSWNVIRYFLHRPTPLGWLVHQVGGKHEGEEARTSARDAALVYHRLSQLQLTGKLPQRSSLWALSLSLSAVNLSESAQGKMAPAQLTQIYVTAATALRTILGHHLSFLPGYLLSCAESVANQSETKPIPDCLRWLFTPLGRQFFLSCDWSVKSESTDGVYTSQRDPVDPIAQLHRSFCRKLLERAVHTLIQPQSDSEAGKRKNDSGEFSSALEFLQLLNSCTEDSPSPLPPFSTPPNHTTTPVGDPVSRWWALVLKAAVHWLQGDDVAVRSLLAEAERMPRALHTLDHPLPKAVLLLCKAVQMSLSPLKGEGAIACLSHCDRASSYLRSSISVPLAQSGNWLNKGVELLVCDLLLTLRTSLWQRGGSSNGEPGPAPGSQLAGFQRDLSALRKLTQCYRQAQHKVFLHETTVRLMAGASPTRTHQLLEHNLRRRTHGAYTAGECVLGERERAHAILLACRHLPMPLLTPPGHRARLLAEAKRTLERVGDRRSLQDCQQILLRLSGGTTIAAS, translated from the exons agatgctgcagtttgtcagcaACCAGGTGGGGGACTTCCCAGATTTGTTTGAAGACCAGATGACCTCAGCAGGCTCTATACAGAATGGTGGTGCCAGTACCACCCCACGACCTGCCATTCAAACCCCTCAACCACCCCCAACTCCCCAAACACCAACCCCTGCTGGCTACCAGAGCTCCAACGTTAGCCTTTCCGCAACCCAGACACTATCTCCCCAGTCTCTacccctcacccctcctctcACTCCTGCCCAGaccccctcccccaccaccGCGTCATcagggcagcagcaggtgacCCGCAGTCCACCACTCCTTCAGCCGCGGCCGCAGGTGGTCCAGCCCATCCAGCCTCAGCCCCAACAGACTGGCCAGCCCGCCATCCAG CAGGTGCACACCCAGGGGATCCCCATGCAGACTCAGAGTTTCCCAGTCCACACCCTGGTTCAGACCCACACCCAGACACCTCTGCCCATCCAGACCCAGGCGCCCCAAACTGTGATGATTGCATCCAACGGCGGACGCTTGATCCACAACCCTGTCATCTGCCACCAGAGCCCTGCTCCTGGTTTCCAAG TCCTCCAACCACAAGTGCAGAGCATTGTGACATCACCACAGCTCCAACCAGTGACCATTCAGCACCAGCGTGTTCTGACCCCGACCGGTCAGACCATCCAGACTCTCTCCACAGCGCCCACCGCAGTCCACACGGTGCAACAGCAGGTGCAGCAAGTGCCG GTTCTGGTGCAGCAGCCTCAGATTCTCAAGACCGACTCACTGGTTCTGACAACACTCAAACCAGACGGGACACAGGTGCTGTCTACCATGCAGAGCCCCACGGGGATCACAACCTTGGCCGCACCCATCCAGAACACTGCTCTCCAAGTCCCG ACGCTGATGAGCAGCAACATCCTGACCACCGTCCCAGTTATGATGGGAGGGGGAGACAAGCTGCCAATCAAACAGCTACAGCCAGGCTCGTCCCACTGTGCAAACGGAGCCAGATCAAGTGTGGAGCAAAACCAAATGATGGGAGGAGGAGTGGGCCCGGGAGGAGTGGTGAAGGAGGGCGAGAGGAGGACGACACACAACATCATCGAGAAGAGGTATCGGTCCTCCATCAACGACAAGATCGTGGAGCTCAGAGATCTGGTCATGGGCAATGACGCGAAG ATGCACAAGTCAGGAGTGCTGAGGAAGGCCATTGACTACATCAAGTACCTGCAACAGGTCAACCACAAACTGCGGCAGGAGAACTTGGCCCTTAAGATGGCCAACCAGAAGAACA agCCTGTGACGCTGCCTGAGGATGTGGAGCTTAAACAGGAAATAGTGATGATGTCACCTCCAGCCTCGGACTCTGGTTCTGGTTCCCCTCCCCAGTTCTCTCCTTACTGTGTGGACTCAGAGCCTGGCAGCCCCTTACTGGATCACGAGCAG ATGAAGAGTGAGCCAGATTCTCCCTCCTCAGTTGGAGTGATGGATCGTTCTCGACTGCTACTCTGCGCCCTGACCTTCTTCTGCCTGTCCCTAAACCCGCTGCCATCTTTGCTGGGCTCTGAGACCTCTGGGAACCCCAGTTTTTCTGCGAGCCACGGGCCATCTAGAACACTGGTCTGGTACCCAAGTCACACCCAGGACTTTG CATCCTGGCTGCGGTGCCTGTTGCCATGGGTGATGGTGTGGGTGCTGAGCGGGGTCGGAGCGGTGTGGGGCTGTGTGAGGGTGCTCTACCTGTGGGAGCCCGTCACACCCCTTCACTCGCCCAAATCGGTGTCGTTCTGGAGGCACCGCAAACAAGCCGACCTACATCTCAACAGG GGAGATTACACAGCAGCAATGGCCAGTTTAGAGACCTGCCTGTCCATCTTGACTAGAGCTCTTCCCTCAACCAGTCTGGACCTGGTCTGCTCGCTGTCCTGGAATGTGATCCGCTACTTCTTGCATCGTCCAACACCTCTGGGCTGGCTGGTTCACCAGGTCGGAGGAAAgcatgagggagaggaggctaGGACCAGTGCGAGAGACGCAGCTCTGGTTTATCACCGACTGAGCCAGCTACAGCTCACAG gaAAGCTGCCTCAGCGCAGCAGCCTGTGggctttgtctctgtctctgagcgcTGTCAACCTCAGCGAGAGCGCCCAAGGCAAGATGGCTCCTGCTCAGCTCACCCAGATCTATGTCACTGCAGCAACAGCCCTGCGCACCATACTGGGTCACCACCTCTCCTTTCTACCT GGTTATCTGTTGAGCTGTGCAGAGAGTGTGGCCAACCAATCAGAGACCAAGCCGATCCCTGACTGCCTGCGCTGGCTCTTCACCCCATTGGGTAGGCAGTTCTTCCTGAGCTGCGATTGGTCAGTGAAGTCTGAGAGTACGGACGGGGTGTACACTTCTCAGAGAGACCCAG TGGACCCCATCGCCCAGCTACACCGCAGCTTCTGCAGGAAGCTTCTAGAGAGAGCTGTTCACACGCTGATCCAGCCGCAGAGCGACTCTGAAGCAGGCAAACGCAAGAACGACTCTGG GGAATTTTCCAGTGCCCTGGAGTTCCTCCAGTTATTAAACAGCTGTACAGAAgactctccctcccctcttcctcccttctcaactcctcccaatcacaccaCCACACCAG TGGGAGACCCTGTGAGTCGGTGGTGGGCTTTGGTCCTGAAGGCTGCCGTCCATTGGCTGCAGGGCGATGACGTCGCAGTGAGGTCACTGTTGGCAGAAGCAGAACGGATGCCGAGAGCTCTGCACACTCTTGA CCATCCTCTGCCCaaggctgtgctgctgctttgcaaGGCAGTTCAGATGAGTCTCTCCCCTCTGAAGGGAGAAGGAGCCATAGCCTGCCTGTCCCACTGCGACAGAGCCAGCAGCTACCTGCGATCCAGCATCTCAGTGCCCCTCGCCCAGTCTGGGAACTGGCTGAACAAG GGGGTTGAGCTCCTGGTGTGTGACCTTCTGCTGACCTTGAGGACCAGTTTATGGCAGCGGGGAGGGAGCAGTAATGGAGAACCTGGCCCGGCCCCTGGATCCCAGTTGGCTGGTTTCCAGAGGGACCTCAGCGCGCTCAGAAAGCTCACACAGTGCTACAGGCAGGCGCAACACAAG gtgtttCTTCATGAGACCACAGTGAGGCTGATGGCTGGAGCCAGTCCCACAAGGACACACCAGCTGCTGGAGCACAACCTCAGGCGCAGGACACACGGCGCCTACACAGCCG gTGAGTGCGTCCTGGGCGAGAGGGAGAGGGCTCACGCCATCCTGCTGGCCTGCCGTCACCTGCCCATGCCTCTTCTAACCCCACCCGGCCACCGTGCCCGCCTGCTGGCCGAGGCCAAGCGCACCCTGGAGCGGGTGGGAGACCGGCGGTCCCTGCAGGACTGTCAGCAGATCCTGCTCCGCCTCAGCGGTGGCACGACCATCGCCGCCTCCTGA